Proteins co-encoded in one Arachis hypogaea cultivar Tifrunner chromosome 13, arahy.Tifrunner.gnm2.J5K5, whole genome shotgun sequence genomic window:
- the LOC112732696 gene encoding BTB/POZ domain-containing protein At5g41330 yields the protein MPPFVSSEADGGVLKWQPNIVTIDVGGQLFQTTKQTLTSAGPKTFFSKIAEASSPYYAPFVDRDPEIFSLLLSLLRTGNLPSKAKSFDLQDLILESQFYGIENLLVNSLSSPSNFEPFNLHKSLLLPLNGRDSPSTIATTRYGSVHVAHGSKITTFDWSLRRKSTILTHFTAVDSLLALSPSLAAAGATDFSGLQILDLNKGHVRETLTWENVTRSGSTVQAIGSSREELFVSFESSRRNSNTIVVYDLQSLKPVTEIGHNEIYGADIDSAIPATKLQWVEGYNLLMASGSHSGPSGVSGNVRLWDVRSGNVVWELPEKVDCFADVAVSDPLSVIFKVGVNSGEAFYIDLRNLSSGGNTSNTWVCLGDKRKVTNGKKEGIGCKVETQGNQVFCTKGGDVELWSEVVMGNKKVGESVSVEGGRIFKKNLMGRVQDMGGAKITNLAFGGSRMFLTKRDQHFVEVWQSSSREL from the coding sequence atgccACCGTTTGTAAGTTCTGAAGCAGATGGAGGTGTGCTTAAATGGCAACCCAACATAGTAACCATCGACGTTGGTGGGCAGCTCTTCCAAACGACGAAGCAGACGCTAACTTCAGCAGGTCCCAAAACCTTCTTCTCAAAAATCGCCGAAGCATCATCACCGTACTACGCACCCTTTGTCGACAGAGACCCCGAAatcttctctctcctcctctctctcctccgcACCGGCAACCTCCCTTCCAAGGCCAAATCATTCGATCTCCAAGACCTAATCTTGGAATCCCAATTTTATGGCATCGAGAATCTCCTCGTTAATTCTCTCTCAAGCCCCTCCAATTTCGAGCCCTTCAACCTCCACAAATCGCTCTTACTGCCCTTGAACGGAAGGGATTCCCCTTCCACTATCGCCACCACCCGCTACGGTTCCGTCCACGTGGCCCACGGTTCCAAGATCACCACCTTTGACTGGTCCCTCCGCCGAAAATCTACCATCCTCACCCACTTCACAGCCGTGGACTCCCTATTGGCGCTATCTCCATCGTTAGCCGCCGCCGGCGCCACCGATTTTTCCGGCTTGCAGATCCTCGACCTCAATAAGGGACACGTAAGAGAAACCCTAACTTGGGAAAACGTGACGAGATCGGGTTCAACCGTTCAGGCCATTGGTTCCTCGCGGGAGGAACTCTTCGTCAGCTTCGAGTCTTCTCGCCGGAACTCGAACACCATCGTTGTCTACGATCTTCAGAGCCTGAAACCCGTCACTGAGATCGGCCACAACGAGATCTACGGCGCCGATATCGACTCGGCGATCCCGGCGACGAAGCTACAGTGGGTGGAAGGATACAACCTCCTGATGGCGTCCGGGTCCCACAGCGGCCCCTCGGGCGTCTCCGGGAACGTGAGGCTGTGGGACGTGCGGTCAGGGAACGTGGTGTGGGAGCTGCCGGAGAAGGTGGATTGCTTCGCAGACGTGGCAGTTTCTGATCCCTTATCAGTGATCTTCAAGGTCGGGGTGAACTCCGGCGAGGCCTTCTACATTGATCTGCGAAATTTGAGCAGTGGAGGAAACACGAGCAACACGTGGGTGTGTCTCGGTGATAAGAGGAAAGTGACGAATGGGAAGAAGGAAGGGATTGGGTGCAAGGTGGAGACGCAGGGGAACCAAGTGTTCTGCACCAAAGGTGGTGACGTGGAGCTTTGGTCGGAGGTGGTTATGGGGAACAAGAAGGTTGGTGAGAGTGTGTCCGTTGAGGGAGGGAGGATTTTCAAGAAGAACCTCATGGGTAGGGTCCAGGATATGGGTGGTgctaaaattaccaatttagccTTCGGTGGTAGCAGGATGTTCCTCACTAAGAGAGACCAACACTTTGTTGAAGTTTGGCAGAGTTCGTCTAGGGAGCTTTGA